One genomic window of Sphingopyxis sp. OPL5 includes the following:
- a CDS encoding cryptochrome/photolyase family protein: MTAPSIVWFRRDLRLSDQAALLVAAAAGPVIPVYILDDETPKHRAMGGASRWWLHHSLASLDAALREKGSRLILRRGKCDEQLAKIAEEYGAGQVHCLHHYEPWWRNAERAVAKSLDLVCHDGNYLAPPGSVTTGTGNLYKIYTPFWRALKERMPPPAPANRPSEIAAPPKWPASDRLPDWNLLPTKPDWATGFGNEWTPGEEGARTCVADFIDEARDYDRRRNLPSEEGSSRLSPHLHFGEVSPAYVWHRLSDAGGSVDVFLSEVGWRDYAQNVILQYPDYGGCNAREAFDAFPWRTGKAADTDLKAWQQGRTGYPIVDAGMRQLWATGWMHNRVRMIAASFLIKHLLIDWRLGEQWFWDTLVDADYGNNSVNWQWTAGTGIDSNMFPRIMAPLTQSEKFDAADYIREWVPELLDLHAHHVHDPDEHGVRPSGYPAKLIGHREARARALAAYDVMKAHDN, encoded by the coding sequence CTGACCGCACCCTCGATCGTCTGGTTTCGCCGCGACCTTCGCCTGTCCGATCAGGCGGCACTGCTCGTCGCTGCGGCGGCGGGGCCGGTGATCCCGGTCTATATCCTCGACGACGAAACGCCGAAACACCGCGCGATGGGCGGCGCCTCGCGCTGGTGGCTGCACCACAGCCTCGCCAGTCTCGATGCCGCCTTGCGCGAAAAGGGCTCGCGGCTGATCCTGCGCCGCGGCAAGTGCGACGAGCAACTTGCTAAAATCGCCGAGGAATACGGGGCAGGGCAGGTCCATTGCCTGCATCACTACGAACCCTGGTGGCGGAACGCCGAGCGCGCCGTCGCCAAGAGCCTCGACCTGGTCTGCCACGACGGCAATTATCTCGCCCCGCCGGGATCGGTAACGACCGGCACCGGCAACCTCTACAAGATCTACACCCCCTTCTGGCGGGCGCTCAAAGAACGCATGCCGCCGCCAGCGCCGGCGAACCGCCCGAGCGAGATCGCCGCACCGCCGAAGTGGCCGGCCTCCGACAGACTCCCCGACTGGAACCTCCTCCCTACCAAGCCCGACTGGGCGACGGGGTTCGGCAACGAATGGACGCCCGGCGAGGAGGGCGCCCGCACCTGCGTTGCCGATTTCATCGATGAAGCGCGCGATTACGACCGCCGCCGCAACTTGCCGTCCGAAGAAGGCAGTTCGCGCCTGTCGCCGCACCTCCACTTCGGCGAAGTCTCGCCGGCATATGTCTGGCACCGGCTCTCCGATGCGGGCGGATCGGTCGACGTGTTTCTCAGTGAGGTCGGCTGGCGCGATTATGCGCAGAATGTCATCCTGCAATATCCGGATTACGGCGGTTGTAACGCCCGCGAAGCCTTCGACGCCTTCCCTTGGCGCACCGGCAAGGCGGCCGACACCGACCTCAAAGCCTGGCAACAGGGCCGTACCGGCTATCCGATCGTCGATGCCGGGATGCGCCAGCTCTGGGCGACCGGCTGGATGCACAACCGGGTGCGGATGATCGCGGCGAGTTTCCTGATCAAGCATCTGCTGATCGACTGGCGGCTCGGCGAGCAATGGTTCTGGGACACGCTGGTCGACGCGGATTACGGGAACAACAGCGTCAACTGGCAGTGGACCGCCGGCACCGGTATCGATTCGAACATGTTTCCGCGCATCATGGCGCCGTTGACGCAGTCGGAGAAGTTCGATGCGGCGGACTATATTCGCGAATGGGTGCCGGAATTGCTCGATCTTCACGCACATCACGTACATGACCCGGATGAACATGGGGTACGGCCGTCGGGCTATCCCGCCAAGCTCATCGGGCATCGCGAGGCGCGGGCCCGGGCGCTTGCGGCGTATGACGTCATGAAGGCGCACGACAATTGA
- a CDS encoding SAM-dependent methyltransferase, with protein MNTHVRTGRGRRLLRADRAFRSGGLIASMMARAPAAFFHGRLDKIDAGLEQGTLEAHLPDGSIRILGGRGRGPVAVVHVHSWAGLVRLALSGSVGWYRAWDKGEWSSPDPVPLFDLFMRNGETLGNAARSRGPWRWLNLTAHFLNRNSRRGAKRNIHAHYDLGNDFYRLWLDTGMNYSSALFAGAAQSLEEAQVEKLDAILDRLDLRSGSRLLEIGCGWGALAERAVERHDVIYTGITLSPAQAEIADARLSEVDLSGRSAIELCDYRDAQGPYDAIASVEMVEAVGQAYWPAYLDTVARLLRPGGRAAIQYILINDALFERYAASSDFIQAYVFPGGCLISESRFRKLAEERGLAWRDVRRFGPDYAETLRSWRERFDAAVASQQLPAGFDERFIRLWRYYLQYCEGGFRGGGIDVAQVTLEKTA; from the coding sequence ATGAACACGCATGTCAGGACGGGGCGGGGCCGACGGTTGCTGCGGGCGGATCGCGCCTTTCGGTCGGGCGGGCTGATCGCCTCGATGATGGCGCGAGCGCCCGCCGCCTTTTTCCATGGCCGTCTCGACAAGATCGACGCCGGACTCGAACAGGGCACGCTCGAAGCCCATCTCCCCGATGGCAGCATTCGCATTCTCGGGGGGCGAGGCCGCGGGCCGGTCGCGGTAGTGCATGTCCACAGCTGGGCGGGCCTCGTCCGCCTCGCGCTGTCGGGATCGGTGGGCTGGTACCGTGCCTGGGACAAGGGCGAATGGTCTTCGCCCGACCCGGTGCCGCTGTTCGACCTGTTCATGCGCAATGGCGAGACGTTGGGCAATGCCGCACGATCGCGCGGACCGTGGCGCTGGCTCAATCTCACGGCGCATTTCCTCAACCGTAACAGCCGCCGCGGCGCCAAGCGCAACATCCATGCTCACTATGATTTGGGCAATGATTTCTATCGCTTGTGGCTCGACACTGGCATGAACTATTCGAGTGCGCTGTTTGCGGGAGCGGCGCAATCGCTGGAGGAGGCGCAGGTCGAAAAGCTCGACGCGATCCTCGACCGGCTCGACCTGCGGTCGGGTAGCCGGTTGCTCGAAATCGGCTGCGGCTGGGGCGCGCTTGCCGAACGGGCGGTCGAACGCCACGACGTGATCTACACGGGGATCACCCTTTCGCCGGCGCAGGCGGAGATTGCCGATGCGCGGCTCTCCGAGGTCGACCTGTCGGGACGCAGTGCGATCGAATTATGCGATTATCGCGATGCGCAGGGCCCCTATGATGCGATCGCGAGCGTCGAGATGGTCGAGGCGGTCGGGCAGGCCTATTGGCCCGCCTATCTCGACACCGTCGCGCGGCTGTTGCGGCCCGGTGGCCGCGCCGCGATCCAGTATATCCTGATCAACGACGCCCTGTTCGAGCGCTATGCCGCGAGCAGCGACTTCATCCAAGCCTATGTCTTTCCAGGCGGCTGCCTGATATCCGAAAGCCGCTTCCGCAAGCTTGCCGAGGAACGCGGGCTTGCCTGGCGCGATGTGCGACGGTTCGGACCCGACTATGCCGAGACGCTGCGAAGCTGGCGTGAACGCTTCGACGCGGCGGTGGCGAGCCAGCAATTGCCCGCAGGGTTCGACGAGCGGTTCATCCGGCTCTGGCGTTATTATCTGCAATATTGCGAGGGCGGTTTTCGCGGTGGCGGTATCGACGTCGCCCAGGTCACGCTCGAAAAAACAGCCTGA
- a CDS encoding serine hydrolase domain-containing protein, which translates to MLFWTQDQRDAAFRTMETVPKVVVNTVEAGGPVYPLPQGKPLDIGADVDAYMGKQRNAGLIIVQDGKIRLEKYALGYSAAGRWTSFSVAKSFTSTLVGAAVKDGYIKSLDDKVTVYIPGLKGSAYDDVSVKQLLTMTSGVKWNEDYTDPKSDVAQFNLQKPVAGEDITVSYMKTLPREAPAGSKWVYKTGETNLIGVLVSSATGKTLSAYLSEKVWKPFGMEQNAVWMLGPTGHEISGCCMSASLKDYARFGQFILNGGVAGGQKVLPDDWIASATTKQTGIDIPGRGYGYQWWTNDDGSFAAQGIFGQGIFIDPKRKLVIASNGNWPTATDPEGVGAAREAFYKTVQAAVDKDAAVKP; encoded by the coding sequence GTGCTGTTCTGGACCCAGGATCAACGCGACGCCGCTTTTCGCACGATGGAGACGGTGCCCAAGGTCGTGGTCAACACCGTTGAAGCCGGAGGGCCGGTCTATCCCTTGCCGCAGGGCAAGCCGCTCGATATCGGGGCCGATGTCGATGCCTATATGGGCAAGCAGCGCAATGCCGGGCTGATCATTGTCCAGGACGGTAAGATCAGGCTCGAAAAATATGCGCTCGGCTATAGCGCCGCGGGCCGTTGGACGAGCTTTTCGGTCGCCAAGAGCTTCACCTCGACGCTGGTCGGTGCTGCGGTGAAGGACGGCTATATCAAGAGCCTCGACGACAAGGTCACCGTCTATATCCCCGGGCTCAAGGGCTCGGCCTATGACGATGTCTCGGTGAAGCAGCTGCTTACGATGACTTCGGGCGTCAAATGGAATGAGGATTATACCGATCCCAAATCCGATGTGGCGCAGTTCAACCTGCAGAAACCGGTGGCGGGAGAAGACATCACCGTCAGCTATATGAAGACCTTGCCGCGTGAAGCGCCTGCGGGGTCGAAGTGGGTGTACAAGACCGGCGAGACCAATCTTATCGGGGTGCTGGTGTCGAGCGCGACGGGCAAGACGCTGTCCGCCTATCTGTCGGAGAAGGTCTGGAAGCCGTTCGGCATGGAGCAGAATGCGGTGTGGATGCTCGGGCCGACGGGGCATGAGATCAGCGGCTGCTGCATGTCGGCGAGCCTCAAGGATTATGCACGTTTCGGCCAGTTCATCCTGAACGGCGGCGTTGCGGGCGGGCAGAAGGTCCTGCCCGACGACTGGATCGCGTCGGCCACGACCAAACAGACGGGCATCGACATCCCGGGCCGCGGCTATGGCTATCAATGGTGGACCAATGACGACGGCAGCTTCGCCGCGCAGGGCATCTTCGGGCAGGGGATCTTCATCGATCCCAAGCGCAAGTTGGTGATCGCGTCGAACGGCAACTGGCCGACCGCGACCGATCCCGAGGGCGTCGGCGCGGCGCGCGAGGCGTTTTACAAGACGGTGCAGGCGGCCGTCGACAAGGACGCCGCGGTCAAGCCGTAG